A single region of the Sphingobium sp. EP60837 genome encodes:
- a CDS encoding DUF6628 family protein yields MAYGETSPLDLPRPLPGGYGNRLFLYVMRRMASAGVDDAHAANAMLGAFGRSYRRPLILMRAMMLELARCATRKILVAPCCCARMTADEALLMQSIGTALQHPHDAYEQLTSLLGTDDALGALTCLQAVSQAHSDLGRPLDLYAGA; encoded by the coding sequence ATGGCTTATGGAGAGACCAGCCCCCTCGATCTGCCCCGCCCGCTCCCAGGCGGCTATGGCAACCGCCTCTTCCTCTACGTGATGCGCCGTATGGCCAGCGCTGGCGTGGATGACGCCCATGCCGCCAACGCCATGCTTGGCGCTTTCGGCCGCAGCTATCGCCGTCCGCTTATCCTGATGCGGGCGATGATGCTGGAACTCGCCCGCTGCGCGACGCGCAAGATATTGGTCGCGCCCTGCTGCTGCGCCCGTATGACCGCTGACGAAGCCCTGCTCATGCAATCCATCGGGACCGCGCTTCAGCATCCCCATGATGCTTATGAGCAACTCACCTCATTGCTCGGCACCGATGATGCGCTGGGCGCCCTCACCTGCCTGCAGGCCGTCTCGCAGGCGCATAGCGATCTTGGCCGCCCGCTCGACCTTTACGCCGGAGCCTGA
- a CDS encoding AmpG family muropeptide MFS transporter: MTDIAIGTRSWLDAVKPYVEKAPLAALFLGISSGFPFAMIGANLSSRLAQDGIDKKSVTAFSLVLLAYNLKWLWAWVVEGVKLPLLHRLGQRVSWMLLAGVLVMAAVVNLALVDPAADLMATVRAAILLGVAGATFDIIIDGYRIEILRPEQLGIGAGMSQYGWRIGAAAAGALGLVLAQYWDWTVAYLVCALFALPAMLAALVVGEPERHREIAGRKSGGELVQAIIGPFVDFFKRKGALLVLLFIIVHKIGDTLANLTFRLLFNDLGYSNEEIALYDVGVGFWALLAGIFVGGVLYARLGLKRSVLISLVLMAISNFSFAALAAAGKSNIGMAGAIGFENFASGIGGVAVVAYFSALCDLRFTAAQYAMISAAASIVGRFLTGTSAGALIERFGYVDFYVLTTVLALPGIILFWLMMRSGLVDSSVGSAATDEGGQAPA; the protein is encoded by the coding sequence ATGACGGACATCGCGATCGGCACCAGAAGCTGGCTGGATGCGGTGAAGCCCTATGTCGAGAAGGCGCCGCTGGCGGCCCTGTTCCTGGGGATTTCGTCCGGTTTCCCATTTGCGATGATTGGAGCGAACCTGTCCTCGCGATTGGCGCAGGACGGGATCGACAAGAAGAGCGTGACGGCGTTCAGCCTGGTCCTGCTCGCCTATAATCTCAAATGGCTGTGGGCCTGGGTGGTCGAGGGGGTCAAGCTGCCGCTGCTGCATCGCCTGGGGCAGCGTGTGTCCTGGATGCTGCTGGCCGGGGTTCTGGTGATGGCGGCGGTGGTCAATCTGGCGCTGGTCGATCCGGCGGCGGACTTGATGGCGACGGTGCGCGCCGCGATCCTGCTGGGAGTTGCGGGGGCGACTTTCGATATCATCATCGATGGCTACCGCATCGAGATATTGCGACCCGAGCAACTTGGGATCGGTGCGGGTATGTCCCAATATGGGTGGCGCATCGGCGCGGCGGCAGCGGGCGCGCTGGGGCTGGTGCTGGCGCAATATTGGGATTGGACCGTCGCCTATCTGGTCTGCGCGCTCTTTGCGCTGCCCGCGATGCTGGCGGCGTTGGTGGTGGGAGAGCCTGAGCGGCACCGGGAGATTGCAGGGCGCAAGAGCGGCGGAGAACTGGTGCAGGCGATCATCGGGCCGTTCGTTGACTTCTTCAAGCGCAAGGGCGCGTTGCTGGTGCTGCTGTTCATCATCGTCCACAAGATCGGCGACACGCTGGCGAATCTGACCTTCCGGCTGCTGTTCAACGACCTGGGTTATAGTAATGAGGAGATCGCGCTCTATGATGTGGGCGTGGGCTTCTGGGCGCTGCTGGCCGGGATTTTCGTGGGCGGCGTGCTTTATGCGCGATTGGGATTGAAGCGGTCGGTGCTGATCAGCCTGGTGCTGATGGCTATTTCCAACTTCAGCTTCGCCGCGCTGGCTGCCGCAGGAAAAAGCAATATCGGCATGGCGGGCGCGATCGGCTTTGAAAATTTCGCGAGCGGGATCGGCGGAGTTGCAGTGGTCGCCTATTTTTCGGCCCTGTGCGACCTGCGCTTTACCGCCGCGCAATATGCGATGATTTCAGCGGCGGCGAGCATCGTCGGGCGGTTCCTGACCGGGACAAGTGCGGGCGCGCTGATAGAGCGGTTCGGCTATGTCGATTTCTATGTGTTGACCACCGTGCTGGCGCTGCCCGGCATCATCCTGTTCTGGCTGATGATGCGCAGTGGGCTCGTCGATTCGAGCGTGGGCAGCGCGGCAACCGATGAGGGGGGTCAGGCTCCGGCGTAA
- the arr gene encoding NAD(+)--rifampin ADP-ribosyltransferase — protein MSAIASMFSRSFFHGTKADLKPGDLIVVGYQSNFAEARPLSWVYFSGTLDAAIWGAELAIGDGCERIYVVEPAGPFEDDPNLTDKRFPGNPTLSYRSRDPLRVIAEVTKWQGHPPERLQQMKDGLARLNAEGADIID, from the coding sequence ATGTCAGCGATTGCCAGCATGTTTTCACGATCATTCTTCCATGGAACCAAGGCCGATCTGAAACCCGGAGACTTGATCGTCGTCGGCTACCAATCCAACTTTGCCGAAGCCAGGCCGCTATCCTGGGTATATTTCTCGGGCACGCTGGATGCTGCGATCTGGGGCGCAGAACTGGCCATCGGCGACGGGTGCGAACGGATTTATGTTGTGGAACCGGCTGGACCGTTTGAAGACGATCCCAATCTGACGGACAAGAGGTTTCCTGGCAATCCGACGCTGTCCTATCGCTCCCGTGACCCGCTGCGAGTCATTGCCGAAGTGACGAAGTGGCAAGGGCACCCGCCTGAACGGCTACAACAAATGAAGGACGGTCTCGCCCGTTTGAACGCGGAGGGTGCCGATATCATCGACTGA
- a CDS encoding response regulator, producing MFFGLVKGDSKPRLRGKAIRSVLIVEDEPLIAFDNEHVLEQAGYRVAATVEDYDHAVSVIEVDEVDLVIADITLHGDKTGIDVARHAHEKGLAVLFVTGACPVDAHEMAVGCLSKPYLPRDLLGSISAIEALMRGDEPARLPQRLRLFS from the coding sequence ATGTTTTTCGGGTTAGTCAAAGGGGACTCAAAGCCGAGGCTGCGAGGCAAGGCGATCCGCAGCGTGCTGATTGTCGAGGATGAGCCGCTGATCGCTTTCGACAATGAGCATGTGCTGGAGCAGGCGGGCTATCGCGTCGCTGCGACAGTGGAGGACTATGATCATGCAGTCAGCGTGATCGAAGTAGATGAGGTCGATCTGGTGATCGCCGATATCACGCTGCATGGCGACAAGACCGGGATCGATGTGGCGCGGCATGCGCATGAGAAGGGTTTGGCGGTGCTGTTCGTGACGGGGGCTTGTCCGGTTGACGCTCATGAAATGGCGGTGGGATGCCTTTCGAAGCCCTATCTGCCGCGGGACTTGCTGGGGTCGATTTCAGCGATTGAGGCGCTGATGCGGGGCGATGAGCCGGCGCGGCTGCCGCAGCGGCTGCGGTTGTTTTCGTGA
- a CDS encoding pseudouridine synthase, with product MEPPKKSGPPRRAGPGGPRRPADGKPANGPRSARPPFRKAKAAPAKPANPHPARAAAAASGKNEPQRIAKLLARAGVASRREIERMIEDGRVTLDGEAITTPATLLTSLNGIAVDGNPVAQPAPTRLFLFHKPSGYLTTERDPRGRPTIYDRLPADLPRLMPIGRLDMTTEGLLLLTTDGEFKRQMELPATGVPRTYRARAFGEVSQAQLEDLFMGIEIDGIRYGQIEANLERRTGRNQWIEMTLTEGKNREVRRVLEHLGLQVNRLIRTSYGPFHLDELASGAVEEVRQHDLVVFRKSLKTPQP from the coding sequence GTGGAGCCGCCGAAAAAATCTGGACCGCCCCGCCGGGCAGGACCTGGTGGTCCCCGACGCCCTGCCGATGGCAAGCCCGCCAACGGCCCGCGCTCCGCCCGCCCGCCGTTTCGAAAGGCGAAAGCGGCTCCGGCCAAGCCCGCCAATCCTCACCCTGCACGCGCTGCGGCGGCGGCCAGCGGCAAGAATGAGCCGCAACGCATCGCCAAGCTGCTTGCCCGCGCGGGCGTCGCCTCGCGCCGCGAGATCGAGCGGATGATCGAGGATGGCCGGGTGACCTTGGATGGAGAGGCGATCACCACGCCCGCCACGCTGCTGACATCGCTCAACGGCATCGCGGTCGATGGCAATCCCGTGGCGCAGCCCGCACCCACGCGCCTGTTCCTCTTCCACAAGCCGTCGGGCTATCTCACGACAGAACGCGATCCGCGCGGCCGTCCGACCATCTATGACCGGCTGCCCGCCGACTTGCCCCGCCTCATGCCGATCGGGCGGCTCGATATGACGACCGAAGGGCTGCTACTCCTCACCACTGACGGCGAATTCAAGCGCCAGATGGAACTGCCCGCCACCGGCGTTCCCCGGACCTATCGCGCCCGCGCCTTCGGAGAGGTCAGTCAGGCCCAGCTTGAGGATCTGTTCATGGGCATAGAGATTGATGGCATCCGCTATGGTCAGATCGAAGCCAATCTGGAGCGCCGCACCGGCCGCAACCAGTGGATCGAAATGACGCTGACGGAAGGGAAAAACCGCGAAGTGCGGCGCGTCCTTGAGCATCTCGGGCTCCAGGTGAACCGCCTCATTCGAACCAGCTACGGCCCCTTCCATCTAGACGAACTCGCCTCCGGAGCGGTGGAAGAGGTGCGGCAGCATGACCTGGTCGTCTTCCGCAAGAGCCTTAAAACCCCGCAGCCATAA
- the rsmD gene encoding 16S rRNA (guanine(966)-N(2))-methyltransferase RsmD produces MRIIAGQWRGRPLVAPKGDATRPTADRTRETLFSMLLSRLGSFEGLSVGDFFAGSGALGFEALSRGAASCLFVEQDRAALDAIRANGEKLGVRPDIRQSSVLSLGPAPKPLDLIFMDPPYNSGAGAVALDKLSRLGWTSAATWISIETDRREDVEVKGFAIDANRDVGKARLTLLRAEP; encoded by the coding sequence ATGAGAATAATCGCAGGCCAATGGCGAGGCCGCCCACTTGTCGCCCCGAAAGGCGACGCCACCCGTCCCACTGCCGACCGGACGCGCGAAACCCTCTTCTCCATGCTGCTAAGCCGCCTCGGCTCCTTTGAAGGGCTTAGCGTGGGCGATTTCTTTGCGGGCTCCGGGGCGCTGGGCTTTGAAGCCTTGTCCCGTGGCGCAGCAAGCTGCCTCTTCGTGGAACAGGATCGCGCAGCGCTGGACGCGATCCGCGCCAATGGCGAAAAACTGGGGGTCCGCCCCGACATCCGCCAGAGCAGCGTCCTCTCGCTCGGTCCGGCGCCTAAGCCGCTCGACCTCATCTTCATGGACCCGCCCTATAATAGCGGGGCAGGCGCAGTGGCGCTCGACAAGCTCAGCCGCCTTGGCTGGACCAGCGCCGCCACTTGGATCAGCATAGAAACCGATCGCCGGGAGGATGTGGAGGTCAAAGGCTTCGCCATTGACGCCAACCGTGATGTAGGAAAAGCGCGCCTGACGCTCCTCCGGGCCGAACCTTAA
- a CDS encoding globin domain-containing protein has translation MSQLSAETIAIVKATAPALRSHGVEITTAMYKRLFQDPSIKDMFDQGAQDSGEQPKRLAAAILGYAENIDKLQALQGAVARMVQRHVETGVKAEHYPKVAEALLPAIRDVLGEEVATDAVLNAWGKAYWFLAEILIGKEAQAYEDAEAA, from the coding sequence ATGAGCCAGCTCAGCGCTGAAACCATCGCGATCGTCAAGGCAACCGCTCCGGCGCTGCGTAGCCATGGGGTCGAGATCACCACTGCGATGTACAAGCGGCTTTTCCAGGACCCGTCGATCAAGGACATGTTCGATCAGGGCGCGCAGGACAGCGGCGAGCAGCCGAAGCGGCTGGCTGCCGCGATCCTGGGCTATGCCGAAAATATCGACAAGCTGCAGGCGCTGCAGGGCGCGGTCGCACGGATGGTGCAGCGGCATGTGGAGACTGGCGTCAAGGCGGAGCATTATCCCAAGGTCGCCGAGGCGCTGCTGCCTGCCATCCGCGATGTGCTGGGTGAAGAGGTCGCGACCGATGCGGTGCTGAACGCCTGGGGCAAAGCCTATTGGTTTCTGGCCGAGATTTTGATCGGCAAGGAGGCGCAGGCTTATGAGGATGCCGAGGCTGCTTGA
- a CDS encoding RrF2 family transcriptional regulator, with translation MQLTRHTDYALRVLIHLAVSPTGRATISEIADSYSLSRNHLMKVVHHLGQGRFITTQRGRGGGFILARPPEAIMLGEVIRHTETDMNLADCGGCALRPACGLSGILKAATAAFLSVLDQHSLADAARDKAGLAALIAALPGPASLASDACAKPASNAALHQD, from the coding sequence ATGCAATTGACCCGCCACACCGATTACGCCCTCCGCGTCCTCATCCACTTGGCGGTATCGCCCACGGGCCGCGCGACCATCTCGGAAATCGCCGACAGCTACAGCCTTTCACGCAATCATCTCATGAAAGTAGTCCATCATCTGGGCCAAGGCCGTTTCATCACGACCCAGCGGGGCCGCGGCGGCGGCTTCATCCTAGCGCGCCCGCCCGAGGCGATCATGCTCGGCGAAGTAATCCGTCATACCGAAACAGACATGAACCTCGCGGACTGCGGCGGATGCGCGCTTCGTCCCGCGTGCGGCCTTTCCGGCATATTGAAGGCGGCAACCGCCGCCTTTCTCTCCGTGCTCGACCAACACAGCCTAGCCGATGCCGCACGCGACAAGGCCGGGCTCGCGGCACTTATCGCCGCGCTGCCCGGCCCCGCCTCGTTAGCTAGCGATGCCTGCGCGAAGCCCGCTTCGAACGCGGCGCTTCACCAGGATTGA
- a CDS encoding GFA family protein — translation MATGRCQCGAIQFEVQGEPVYSALCHCSDCRRSAGAPMVGWALFREDKVKVKGEPKAYRSSENATRQFCADCGTGLFYRNPAAFPAMVDIQTATLDDPSIFPPSVHVQWAEAAPWMGSVHKLPRFERYPEG, via the coding sequence ATGGCGACGGGACGGTGTCAATGTGGAGCCATCCAGTTCGAGGTGCAGGGTGAACCGGTTTACAGTGCGCTCTGCCATTGTTCTGACTGTCGTAGGAGCGCCGGCGCGCCGATGGTCGGATGGGCGTTGTTTCGTGAAGATAAGGTCAAGGTGAAGGGAGAACCGAAAGCGTATCGGTCATCGGAAAATGCTACCCGGCAATTCTGCGCGGATTGTGGCACGGGGCTCTTTTACCGTAACCCCGCCGCCTTTCCCGCTATGGTCGATATTCAGACGGCTACGCTCGACGACCCGTCGATCTTCCCTCCTTCTGTTCATGTGCAATGGGCTGAGGCCGCACCTTGGATGGGGTCGGTCCACAAACTTCCCCGGTTTGAACGCTATCCAGAAGGTTGA